The following proteins are encoded in a genomic region of Takifugu rubripes chromosome 21, fTakRub1.2, whole genome shotgun sequence:
- the gas1a gene encoding growth arrest-specific protein 1a — MGGSGAPTRAACRCAWLIGCLLLVFGYFSTATATHGRRLICWQAIMNCQAEPECNYAYEHYLRACGPVLRGDKKKCPSHCISSLVQLNMTKNGPALEDCSCAHDPVCASAKRAIDPCLPRTTSTGCTEARRQCGRDQQCNFAMHDYLNHCGKLFSGAICTNACRNVITNMRKIPKGQQLETCVCDGTERPICEFVKGSMKALCFDAPDRDEGSGSDYDPDPDDDDDPTDPDYPVELESGASQSGASCVLALSASILLLLGG; from the coding sequence ATGGGAGGCTCCGGGGCTCCGACACGGGCCGCCTGTAGATGCGCTTGGCTCATCGGGTGCCTGCTTTTGGTTTTTGGCTACTTTTCCACGGCCACAGCGACCCACGGCCGGCGGCTGATCTGCTGGCAGGCCATCATGAACTGCCAAGCCGAACCCGAGTGTAATTACGCGTACGAGCACTACTTGCGCGCATGTGGCCCCGTGCTCAGAGGGGATAAGAAGAAGTGCCCGAGCCACTGCATTTCCTCCCTCGTCCAGCTCAACATGACCAAAAACGGGCCAGCTCTGGAGGACTGCAGCTGCGCGCACGACCCGGTGTGCGCGAGCGCCAAACGGGCCATCGACCCCTGCCTGCCCAGGACGACCAGCACCGGCTGCACGGAGGCTCGGCGCCAGTGCGGGAGGGACCAGCAGTGCAACTTCGCCATGCACGACTATTTGAACCACTGCGGGAAACTTTTCAGCGGCGCGATCTGCACCAACGCGTGTCGGAACGTGATCACGAACATGCGTAAAATCCCCAAGGGCCAGCAGCTGGAGACCTGCGTGTGCGACGGGACGGAGAGACCCATCTGCGAGTTCGTCAAGGGCAGCATGAAGGCGCTGTGCTTCGACGCCCCAGACCGGGACGAGGGCAGCGGCTCCGACTACGACCCCGACCCGGATGACGACGATGATCCCACGGATCCGGACTATCCAGTGGAGCTGGAGAGCGGAGCGTCTCAGTCGGGGGCCAGCTGTGTTTTGGCCCTGTCGGCTTCCATTTTGCTTCTATTGGGGGGGTGA